A single region of the Plantactinospora soyae genome encodes:
- a CDS encoding Na+/H+ antiporter subunit A, with protein sequence MLMLLALHLVAAATAPALVRRWGRWACYPLALAPAAALGWAVAYAGTVRNGGAVVETYPWVPGLGLGLDLRVDTLSWLLVVLIGGIGALVLVYCVRYFDADEPGLGQFAAIFVGFAGAMLGVVVADNLLLLYVFWELTSVFSYLLIGHNPEKLASRRAAARALLVTTLGGLVLLVGFIMLGQHAGTYRWSEIAARPPPSGTYLGVALVLILLGALAKSAIFPLSFWLPAAMAAPTPVSAYLHAAAMVKAGVYLVALLAPAYAAAGPWRPVVYVAGTVTMLAGGWAALRQVDLKLLLAYGTVSQLGLLILVVGAGTPEAALAGTALLLGHALFKAALFLVVGIIDRRAGTRDLTVLSGLWRRMPLVCAVAVLAAASMAGVPPLLGFAAKEAVFEAFTGDPPLLVAVLLGATMTAGYSARFVWGAFAARPGVEPTATRRVEPALLVPAALLAGAGLVLGVLAGAVGGLLAPYTRLFGPTGHHLALWPGPGLALGLSGLALAGGGLIFALRNRTGAVVARLRAPVDGDTAYGYATHGLDRLAVEMTGATQRGSLPQYLGIILLALVVVPGGALLFGRPWPQRWMLWDSPLQAVVATVLAVAAVLTVRARRRLTAVILLGVTGYGTAMLFVLHGAPDLALTQFLVETVTIVIFVLVLRRLPPRFSVRPLPGSRWVRVALGVAVGVVVSAMALAAVGGRRAVPISEEFPEPARSFGYGRNVVNVILVDIRAWDTMGELAVLVVAATGVASLIFQHRRGVGRPRRRDLPARSPGSEKAWLRAGPTLRTRSRSIVLEVVVRLIFHTVVVFSIFLLFSGHNAPGGGFTGGLVAGLALAVRYLAGGRHELDQAAPVDAGVVLGTGLLVAVGTGMAALLTGSPVLRSTVLDLHLPLIGDVHLVTSIFFDIGVYLVVVGLALDILRSLGAEVDRQIEAEDEPGTGLRTDRDGEPEPAGEPDRPAGSDQPPAGADQPPAGADPGSAALRRPR encoded by the coding sequence ATGCTGATGCTGCTGGCCCTGCATCTGGTGGCCGCGGCGACGGCGCCCGCACTCGTGCGACGGTGGGGCCGGTGGGCCTGCTACCCACTGGCACTCGCTCCGGCCGCCGCGCTCGGCTGGGCGGTCGCGTACGCCGGGACGGTCCGGAACGGCGGCGCGGTCGTCGAGACGTACCCCTGGGTTCCGGGGTTGGGGCTCGGCCTGGACCTGCGGGTCGACACCCTCTCCTGGCTGCTGGTGGTGCTGATCGGCGGCATCGGCGCCCTGGTGCTGGTCTACTGCGTGCGGTACTTCGACGCCGACGAGCCCGGCCTCGGCCAGTTCGCCGCGATCTTCGTCGGGTTCGCCGGCGCCATGCTCGGGGTGGTGGTCGCCGACAATCTGCTGCTGCTCTACGTCTTCTGGGAGCTGACCAGCGTCTTTTCGTACCTGCTGATCGGGCACAACCCGGAGAAACTGGCCAGTCGGCGGGCGGCGGCGCGGGCGCTCCTGGTGACCACCCTGGGCGGACTGGTCCTGCTGGTCGGGTTCATCATGCTCGGCCAGCACGCCGGCACGTACCGCTGGTCGGAGATCGCTGCCCGGCCGCCGCCGTCCGGCACCTACCTCGGCGTGGCGCTGGTGCTGATCCTGCTCGGCGCGCTCGCCAAGTCGGCGATCTTCCCACTCAGCTTCTGGCTGCCGGCCGCGATGGCCGCACCGACCCCGGTCAGCGCCTACCTGCATGCCGCCGCCATGGTCAAGGCCGGCGTCTACCTGGTCGCCCTGCTCGCACCCGCATACGCCGCTGCCGGCCCCTGGCGTCCGGTGGTGTACGTCGCCGGGACCGTCACCATGCTCGCCGGCGGTTGGGCGGCGCTGCGCCAGGTCGACCTGAAGCTGCTGCTGGCGTACGGCACCGTCAGTCAGCTCGGGCTGCTGATCCTGGTCGTCGGGGCCGGCACCCCGGAGGCCGCGCTCGCCGGCACCGCGCTGCTGCTCGGCCACGCCCTGTTCAAGGCGGCGCTGTTCCTCGTGGTCGGAATCATCGACCGCCGGGCCGGCACCCGGGACCTGACCGTGCTCTCCGGGCTGTGGCGGCGGATGCCGCTGGTCTGCGCGGTCGCCGTACTCGCCGCCGCCTCCATGGCCGGCGTGCCGCCGCTGTTGGGCTTCGCCGCCAAGGAGGCGGTCTTCGAGGCATTCACCGGCGATCCGCCGCTGCTCGTCGCCGTGCTGCTCGGGGCCACGATGACGGCCGGCTACAGCGCCCGGTTCGTCTGGGGAGCCTTCGCCGCCCGGCCCGGCGTCGAGCCGACTGCGACCCGTCGCGTCGAGCCGGCGCTGCTCGTGCCGGCCGCCCTGCTCGCCGGGGCCGGGCTGGTCCTCGGGGTACTGGCCGGCGCGGTCGGCGGGCTGCTCGCCCCGTACACCCGGTTGTTCGGGCCGACCGGTCACCACCTGGCGCTCTGGCCCGGCCCGGGGCTCGCACTCGGCCTCTCGGGGCTGGCCCTGGCCGGCGGCGGGCTGATCTTCGCGTTGCGGAACCGGACCGGTGCGGTGGTCGCCCGGCTGCGGGCCCCTGTCGACGGCGACACCGCGTACGGCTACGCGACCCACGGGCTCGACCGGCTGGCCGTCGAGATGACCGGCGCGACCCAGCGCGGCTCCCTGCCGCAGTACCTCGGCATCATCCTGCTGGCTCTGGTCGTCGTGCCCGGCGGCGCGCTGCTGTTCGGACGGCCGTGGCCGCAACGGTGGATGCTCTGGGACAGCCCGTTGCAGGCCGTCGTGGCGACGGTGCTCGCGGTGGCCGCGGTGCTCACCGTCCGGGCCCGGCGCCGGCTCACCGCCGTGATCCTGCTCGGAGTCACCGGCTACGGCACCGCGATGCTCTTCGTGCTGCACGGGGCGCCGGACCTGGCGCTGACCCAGTTCCTGGTGGAGACCGTCACGATCGTGATCTTCGTGTTGGTGCTGCGCCGCCTGCCGCCCCGGTTCTCGGTCCGGCCACTGCCCGGCAGCCGGTGGGTCAGGGTCGCCCTCGGGGTGGCGGTCGGGGTGGTCGTCTCCGCGATGGCCCTGGCCGCGGTCGGCGGCCGACGGGCCGTACCGATTTCCGAGGAGTTCCCGGAGCCGGCGCGGTCGTTCGGGTACGGCCGCAACGTGGTCAACGTGATCCTGGTCGACATCCGGGCCTGGGACACCATGGGCGAGCTGGCCGTGCTGGTGGTGGCGGCCACCGGCGTCGCCAGCCTGATCTTCCAGCATCGGCGGGGCGTCGGACGTCCCCGCCGACGGGACCTGCCGGCGAGATCGCCCGGATCCGAGAAGGCCTGGCTACGGGCCGGCCCGACGCTGCGTACCCGCAGCCGCTCGATCGTCCTGGAGGTGGTCGTCCGGCTGATCTTCCACACCGTCGTGGTGTTCTCCATCTTCCTGTTGTTCTCCGGGCACAACGCTCCCGGCGGCGGGTTCACCGGCGGCCTGGTGGCCGGTCTCGCGCTCGCGGTCCGCTACCTCGCCGGTGGCCGGCACGAACTCGACCAAGCGGCCCCGGTCGACGCCGGCGTCGTGCTCGGCACCGGCCTGCTCGTCGCGGTGGGCACCGGGATGGCGGCCCTGCTGACCGGGAGCCCGGTGCTCCGGAGCACGGTCCTGGACCTGCACCTGCCGCTGATCGGCGACGTGCACCTGGTCACCTCGATCTTCTTCGACATCGGTGTCTACCTGGTCGTGGTCGGCCTGGCCCTGGACATCCTGCGCAGCCTCGGCGCCGAGGTGGACCGGCAGATCGAGGCGGAGGACGAGCCCGGCACCGGGCTGCGGACCGACCGGGACGGCGAGCCGGAACCGGCCGGGGAACCGGATCGGCCGGCCGGGTCCGACCAGCCGCCTGCCGGAGCCGACCAGCCGCCTGCCGGAGCCGATCCCGGCTCTGCGGCACTGCGGCGGCCGAGATGA
- a CDS encoding Na+/H+ antiporter subunit E, producing MTGGDLPEYADPPARHRGTRGWRAVWGWRPDRRRFRDNLFTVAWLVAVWSLLWGEFSLGNLLGGALVAVVVLVFLPLPRVTFGGRLRPLALADLVVRFVVELVVASVQVGWVAVRPGPPPRNAIIAVRLRVHSDLNLTLTAEVLSLVPGTLIVEADRDTGTLYVHVLDVRGAEDLAQSRARILALETRLVRVVGSAAELRLLSPTHPEPEGSR from the coding sequence GTGACCGGCGGTGACCTGCCGGAGTACGCCGATCCGCCGGCCCGGCACCGGGGGACACGCGGCTGGCGTGCGGTGTGGGGTTGGCGGCCGGACCGGCGCCGGTTCCGGGACAACCTGTTCACGGTCGCCTGGCTCGTCGCGGTCTGGAGCCTGCTGTGGGGCGAGTTCTCCCTCGGCAACCTCCTCGGCGGGGCTCTCGTGGCCGTGGTCGTGCTGGTCTTCCTGCCACTGCCCCGGGTGACCTTCGGGGGCCGGCTCCGACCGCTGGCCCTGGCCGACCTGGTCGTCCGGTTCGTCGTCGAACTGGTGGTGGCGAGCGTGCAGGTCGGCTGGGTCGCGGTACGCCCCGGCCCGCCACCCCGGAACGCGATCATCGCCGTCCGGTTGCGGGTACACAGCGACCTCAACCTGACCCTGACCGCCGAGGTGCTGTCGCTGGTGCCGGGAACGCTCATCGTCGAGGCGGACCGGGACACCGGAACGCTGTACGTGCACGTTCTGGACGTCCGTGGCGCCGAGGACCTGGCGCAGAGCCGGGCCCGGATCCTGGCGCTGGAGACCCGCCTGGTCCGGGTGGTCGGCTCCGCCGCGGAACTGCGCCTGCTCTCGCCCACACATCCCGAACCGGAAGGATCCAGATGA
- a CDS encoding ATP-dependent helicase codes for MLTSFGRATREWFAAAFAAPTDAQVGAWRAIGAGRNALVVAPTGSGKTLAAFLWSLDRLAREPAPPEPRQRCRVLYVSPLKALAVDVERNLRAPLTGIRQAAARLGLPPPEITVGMRTGDTPADERRAFARTPPDILITTPESLFLLLTSAARESLRGVETVIVDEVHAVAGTKRGAHLALSLERLDELLPAPAQRIGLSATVRPIEATARFLGGARPVAVVAPKTAKTIEVSVQVPVEDMTRLDEQEPPGDDELGTPRRASIWPAVEERVYGLVRAHRSTIVFTNSRRSAERLCARLNELAADEAELAPEGSAPPAPGRPGRPGGLPAEIMAQSGAAAGAAPVIARAHHGSVSREERQHIEEALKSGQLPAVVATSSLELGIDMGAVDLVVQIEAPPSVAAGLQRVGRAGHQVGAVSRGVVFPKHRGDLVSCAVVAERMATGTIEELHYPRNPLDVLAQQVVAMVSLDPWPVGDLTALVRRAAPFAELPDSALNAVLDMLSGRYPSTAFAELRPRLVWDRAADLLTGRPGAQRLAVTSGGTIPDRGLFGVFLAGAERAARVGELDEEMVYESRVGDVFLLGSSSWRIEDITPDRVLVSPAPGQAARMPFWKGDQLGRPVELGRAIGTRLRTLVRADDEAARATLHSGGLDDWAADNLMAYLREQQAATRSVPDDRTVLVERFRDELGDWRLAVHCVLGARVNGPWALAVGRRLAERYGVDAQAMPSDDGIVVRLPDTAEDPPGAELVAFDPDEIAGIVEESVGGSALFASRFRECAARALLLPRRDPRRRQPLWQQRQRAAQLLDVAREYADFPITLEAARECLQDVFDLPGLVTLMRDIAARKVRLVEVETPRPSPFARSLLFGYVGAFLYEGDAPLAERRAAALALDSALLGELLGRVDLRELLDPAVVTETERQLRWLTEQRRPRDAEDAVELLRLLGDLSDAELTERGVQPDWLTTLAEARRVLRIRVAGEERWIGIEDAGRYADALGVALPVGVAQAYLEPVADPLGDLVARYARTSGPFAATTCAARFGLGVFVVEQTLRRLGADGRVVSGEFSPTGSGAEWCDAEVLRMLRRRSLAALRREIEPAPAQALATFLPRWQQVGAAARGVEAVAAVVEQLQGAAVPASALESLVLPARVADYSPAYLDELCASGEVLWAGSGAIGRGDGWVTLAYADTAALLLSPPDDALALTPLHEAVLEALGDGQALFFRALSDRISSTPGLTATDDDALVAAVWELAWAGWLTNDTLAPLRAVLGGSGAHRPRPGAPRTRYRRPGRPVLAGRTGPPTVAGRWSRLPERDADPTRRAAALADVLLERHGVVTRGAVVAEGVTGGFAAVYPVLAALEERGAARRGYFVEGLGAAQFAVPGAVDRLRALAEPDELRRRTGTARVLAATDPANPYGAALPWPARVLDSGDGAVSATPGASGAGPGGGAAGVATGHRAGRKAGALVVLVGGALALYVERGGRTLLSFVDDGEALGAAAQALASAVGSGALGALAVERADGGSVHASPLRDALTAAGFRTTPRGLRLRG; via the coding sequence GTGCTGACCTCGTTCGGGAGGGCGACCCGGGAGTGGTTCGCCGCCGCGTTCGCCGCGCCCACCGACGCCCAGGTCGGGGCGTGGCGGGCAATCGGCGCCGGCCGCAACGCCCTGGTGGTGGCCCCGACCGGGTCCGGCAAGACGCTCGCGGCGTTCCTCTGGTCGCTGGACCGGCTGGCCCGTGAGCCGGCGCCGCCGGAACCCCGGCAGCGGTGCCGGGTGCTCTACGTCAGCCCGTTGAAGGCCCTCGCCGTCGACGTCGAGCGCAACCTGCGCGCTCCGTTGACCGGGATCCGGCAGGCGGCGGCCAGGCTGGGCCTTCCACCACCGGAGATCACCGTCGGGATGCGTACCGGCGACACCCCGGCCGACGAGCGACGGGCCTTCGCGCGTACCCCGCCGGACATCCTGATCACCACGCCCGAGTCGCTGTTCCTGCTGCTCACCTCCGCCGCCCGGGAGTCGCTGCGCGGGGTCGAGACCGTGATCGTCGACGAGGTGCACGCGGTGGCCGGCACCAAGCGCGGCGCCCACCTGGCGCTCTCCCTGGAGCGGCTGGACGAGTTGCTGCCCGCCCCGGCCCAGCGGATCGGGCTCTCCGCGACCGTACGCCCGATCGAGGCCACCGCCCGGTTCCTCGGCGGTGCCCGGCCGGTCGCCGTGGTGGCGCCCAAAACGGCGAAGACCATCGAGGTCAGCGTGCAGGTGCCGGTCGAGGACATGACCCGGCTCGACGAGCAGGAGCCACCCGGCGACGACGAACTGGGCACCCCGCGCCGGGCGTCCATCTGGCCGGCAGTCGAGGAACGGGTGTACGGCCTGGTCCGCGCCCACCGCTCGACCATCGTCTTCACCAACTCGCGGCGCAGCGCGGAGCGCCTCTGCGCCCGGCTCAACGAACTCGCGGCCGACGAGGCCGAACTCGCCCCGGAGGGTTCTGCCCCACCGGCACCCGGTCGCCCCGGCCGACCGGGCGGCCTGCCGGCCGAGATCATGGCGCAGTCCGGTGCCGCCGCCGGGGCCGCCCCGGTGATCGCCCGCGCCCATCACGGCAGCGTCTCCCGGGAGGAGCGCCAACACATCGAGGAGGCACTCAAGTCCGGCCAGTTGCCGGCGGTGGTCGCCACCTCCAGCCTGGAGCTGGGCATCGACATGGGCGCCGTCGACCTGGTGGTGCAGATCGAGGCACCGCCGAGCGTCGCCGCCGGCCTGCAACGGGTCGGCCGGGCCGGGCACCAGGTCGGCGCGGTCTCCCGGGGTGTGGTCTTTCCGAAGCACCGGGGTGACCTGGTCTCCTGTGCCGTGGTCGCGGAACGGATGGCGACCGGCACGATCGAGGAGCTGCACTATCCGCGCAACCCGCTGGACGTACTGGCCCAGCAGGTGGTCGCGATGGTCTCGCTCGATCCGTGGCCGGTCGGCGACCTCACCGCGCTGGTACGTCGGGCCGCACCCTTCGCCGAGCTGCCCGACTCGGCCCTGAACGCCGTCCTCGACATGCTCTCCGGCCGCTACCCGTCCACCGCCTTCGCCGAGCTGCGTCCGCGGCTGGTCTGGGACCGGGCCGCCGACCTGCTCACCGGCCGGCCGGGGGCGCAGCGGCTCGCGGTCACCAGCGGCGGCACGATTCCGGACCGGGGGTTGTTCGGGGTCTTCCTGGCCGGCGCCGAGCGGGCCGCCCGGGTCGGCGAGCTGGACGAGGAGATGGTCTACGAGTCCCGAGTCGGCGACGTGTTCCTGCTCGGTTCGTCGTCCTGGCGGATCGAGGACATCACCCCGGACCGGGTGCTGGTCTCCCCCGCCCCCGGCCAGGCGGCCCGGATGCCGTTCTGGAAGGGCGACCAGCTCGGTCGGCCGGTCGAGCTGGGCCGGGCCATCGGCACCCGGCTGCGTACCCTGGTCCGGGCCGACGACGAGGCGGCGCGGGCCACCCTGCACTCCGGCGGGCTGGACGACTGGGCCGCCGACAACCTGATGGCGTACCTGCGCGAGCAGCAGGCGGCGACCCGGTCGGTGCCGGACGACCGGACGGTGCTGGTCGAGCGGTTCCGCGACGAGCTGGGCGACTGGCGGCTGGCCGTGCACTGCGTGCTCGGAGCCCGGGTGAACGGCCCGTGGGCGCTGGCCGTCGGGCGCCGGCTCGCGGAGCGGTACGGGGTGGACGCCCAGGCGATGCCCTCCGACGACGGGATCGTGGTCCGGTTGCCGGACACCGCCGAGGATCCGCCCGGCGCCGAGTTGGTGGCCTTCGACCCGGACGAGATCGCCGGCATTGTCGAGGAATCGGTCGGCGGCTCGGCCCTGTTCGCCTCGCGGTTCCGGGAGTGCGCCGCCCGTGCCCTGCTGCTGCCCCGCCGGGACCCGCGCCGCCGCCAGCCGCTCTGGCAGCAGCGCCAGCGGGCCGCCCAGCTCCTCGACGTTGCCCGGGAGTACGCCGACTTCCCGATCACCCTGGAGGCGGCCCGGGAGTGCCTCCAGGACGTCTTCGACCTGCCCGGCCTGGTGACGCTGATGCGGGACATCGCCGCCCGCAAGGTCCGGCTGGTGGAGGTGGAGACGCCCCGGCCGTCGCCGTTCGCCCGTTCGCTGCTCTTCGGTTACGTGGGCGCGTTCCTCTACGAGGGCGACGCCCCGCTCGCCGAGCGCCGCGCCGCCGCGCTGGCCCTGGACTCGGCCCTGCTCGGCGAGCTCCTCGGCCGGGTGGACCTGCGGGAGCTGCTCGATCCGGCGGTGGTGACCGAGACCGAGCGGCAGTTGCGGTGGCTGACCGAGCAGCGCCGGCCCCGGGACGCCGAGGACGCCGTGGAGCTGCTCCGGCTGCTGGGCGACCTCTCCGACGCCGAGCTGACCGAACGCGGGGTCCAACCGGACTGGCTGACCACGCTGGCGGAGGCTCGGCGGGTGCTACGGATCCGGGTGGCGGGCGAGGAGCGCTGGATCGGGATCGAGGACGCCGGCCGGTACGCCGACGCGCTCGGCGTGGCGCTGCCGGTCGGGGTCGCGCAGGCGTACCTGGAACCGGTGGCCGACCCGCTCGGTGACCTCGTCGCCCGGTACGCCCGTACCTCCGGCCCGTTCGCCGCGACCACCTGTGCGGCCCGGTTCGGGCTCGGGGTGTTCGTGGTCGAGCAGACGCTGCGCCGGCTCGGCGCCGACGGGCGGGTGGTCTCCGGCGAGTTCTCCCCGACCGGCAGCGGCGCCGAGTGGTGCGACGCCGAGGTGCTGCGAATGCTGCGCCGCCGCTCGCTGGCCGCGCTGCGTCGGGAGATCGAACCGGCGCCGGCCCAGGCGCTGGCCACCTTCCTGCCGCGCTGGCAGCAGGTCGGTGCGGCGGCCCGGGGCGTCGAGGCGGTCGCCGCCGTGGTGGAGCAGTTGCAGGGGGCGGCGGTGCCGGCGTCCGCGCTGGAGAGCCTGGTCCTGCCGGCCCGGGTGGCCGACTACTCCCCCGCCTACCTTGACGAACTCTGTGCCAGCGGCGAGGTGCTCTGGGCCGGCTCCGGCGCGATCGGCCGGGGTGATGGCTGGGTGACGCTCGCCTATGCCGACACGGCCGCCCTGCTGTTGTCGCCACCGGACGACGCGCTGGCCCTGACCCCGCTGCACGAGGCGGTGCTGGAGGCGCTCGGCGACGGGCAGGCCCTCTTCTTCCGCGCGTTGTCCGACCGGATCTCCTCGACGCCCGGCCTGACCGCGACCGACGACGACGCGCTGGTCGCCGCCGTCTGGGAGCTGGCCTGGGCCGGCTGGCTGACCAACGACACCCTGGCACCGCTGCGGGCCGTGCTCGGCGGCAGCGGGGCACACCGCCCGCGTCCCGGTGCGCCGCGTACCCGGTACCGGCGTCCGGGTCGGCCCGTCCTGGCCGGCCGGACCGGGCCACCGACCGTCGCGGGACGCTGGTCCCGGTTGCCGGAGCGGGACGCCGATCCGACCCGTCGGGCCGCCGCACTCGCCGACGTACTGCTGGAACGGCACGGGGTGGTGACCCGGGGCGCGGTCGTCGCCGAGGGGGTCACCGGCGGATTCGCCGCCGTCTACCCGGTGCTGGCCGCCCTGGAGGAACGGGGGGCGGCCCGACGGGGCTACTTCGTCGAGGGACTCGGCGCGGCCCAGTTCGCGGTGCCGGGCGCGGTGGACCGGTTGCGGGCGCTCGCCGAGCCGGACGAGTTGCGCCGCCGGACCGGTACGGCACGGGTGCTGGCCGCCACCGATCCCGCGAACCCGTACGGCGCCGCGCTGCCCTGGCCCGCCCGGGTGCTCGATTCCGGCGACGGCGCCGTCAGTGCGACGCCGGGCGCGAGTGGCGCGGGTCCGGGCGGTGGAGCGGCGGGCGTCGCGACCGGGCATCGGGCGGGGCGTAAGGCCGGCGCGCTGGTGGTGCTGGTCGGGGGTGCCTTGGCCCTCTACGTCGAGCGTGGTGGCCGGACCCTGCTGTCGTTTGTGGACGATGGTGAGGCGCTAGGTGCCGCCGCCCAGGCGCTCGCTTCGGCGGTCGGGTCCGGGGCGCTCGGCGCGCTCGCGGTGGAGCGCGCCGACGGGGGTTCGGTGCACGCGTCGCCGTTGCGCGACGCGCTGACCGCCGCCGGCTTCCGGACCACACCCCGAGGACTGCGGTTACGGGGCTAA
- the mnhG gene encoding monovalent cation/H(+) antiporter subunit G yields MSGADLLDVLVAACLVAGGLLSLLAGIGLLRFPDVLTRMHAATKPQVLGVLLILLALAVSLRNGADLATLVLIGGFQLATAPLAAQMIGRAAYRTGRVRADLLVADELADRGDGPGDGT; encoded by the coding sequence GTGAGCGGCGCGGATCTGCTGGACGTGCTCGTGGCGGCCTGTCTGGTCGCCGGAGGCCTGCTGAGCCTGCTCGCCGGGATCGGGCTGCTCCGGTTTCCCGACGTACTCACCCGGATGCACGCGGCGACCAAGCCGCAGGTGCTCGGGGTGCTGCTCATCCTGCTGGCGCTGGCGGTGAGCCTGCGCAACGGTGCCGACCTGGCCACGCTGGTGCTGATCGGCGGGTTCCAGCTGGCCACGGCGCCGCTGGCTGCCCAGATGATCGGCCGGGCCGCCTACCGGACCGGGCGGGTCCGCGCCGATCTGCTGGTGGCCGACGAGTTGGCGGACCGCGGGGACGGGCCCGGGGACGGGACCTGA
- a CDS encoding monovalent cation/H+ antiporter complex subunit F, with translation MTVTVVIVAILLSVAAGLALFRVVRGPALLDRMVAVEVLLSIMIGALGAEAAVNRHATTLPILIALSMLGFIGSVSLVRFAAGEEA, from the coding sequence ATGACTGTCACCGTCGTTATCGTCGCCATCCTGCTCTCGGTCGCGGCGGGGCTGGCCCTGTTCCGCGTCGTACGCGGCCCCGCCCTGCTGGACCGGATGGTCGCGGTGGAGGTACTCCTCTCGATCATGATCGGTGCACTCGGCGCGGAGGCGGCCGTCAACCGGCACGCCACCACCCTGCCGATCCTGATCGCCCTGTCGATGCTGGGCTTCATCGGCTCGGTGTCCCTGGTGCGGTTCGCCGCCGGGGAGGAGGCGTGA
- a CDS encoding Na+/H+ antiporter subunit D, with amino-acid sequence MNFLVPLPVVVPLLGAALTLILIRRPILQRAISVAVLVITLTVAILLLWHAYRDGPLVVYVGEWPAPLGIVLVADQLAALMLVASAAVTLCVLLYSIGEGRADPGQHAPVVIYHPTYLVLTAGVTNAFLSGDLFNLFVGFEILLAASYVLLTLGGTEERIRAGTTYVVVSLLSSMIFLTAIGLVYAATGTLNLAQLVHRLDGLPAELQLVLHFMLLLAFGIKAAVFPLSAWLPDSYPTAPAPVTAVFAGLLTKVGVYAIIRTETLLFPDGRAAEVLLMVALLTMLVGILGAVAQSDIKRLLSFTLVSHIGYMLFGIALTSAAGLAGAIFYVVHHITVQTTLFLAAGLVERRAGSTNLDRIGGLARTAPLLGLLFFLPALSLAGVPPFSGFLGKLGLLQAGVAAGGVLAWLLVAGGTLTSLLTLYATTKVWNLAFWRSPRTPDPEAAGGRRPANVDEAKAPDRDSAGGQPDRDSAGGQPDPGAAERLPRLMVWATVALVVLGLGLTVAAGPLFGVSAEAAEDLRQRTPYVDAVFPGGAP; translated from the coding sequence ATGAACTTCCTGGTACCGCTGCCGGTGGTCGTACCGCTGCTCGGGGCGGCACTCACCCTGATCCTGATCCGCCGGCCGATTCTCCAGCGGGCGATCAGCGTCGCGGTCCTCGTGATCACCCTCACCGTCGCGATCCTGCTGCTCTGGCACGCGTACCGGGACGGGCCGCTGGTCGTCTACGTCGGCGAATGGCCCGCGCCGCTCGGCATCGTCCTGGTGGCCGACCAGTTGGCCGCGCTGATGCTGGTGGCCTCGGCGGCGGTGACCCTGTGTGTGCTGCTCTACTCGATCGGCGAGGGCCGGGCGGATCCGGGCCAGCACGCGCCGGTGGTGATCTACCACCCCACCTATCTGGTGCTGACCGCCGGAGTGACCAACGCCTTCCTCTCCGGGGACCTGTTCAACCTCTTCGTCGGCTTCGAGATCCTGCTGGCGGCGAGCTACGTGCTGTTGACCCTCGGCGGTACCGAGGAGCGGATCCGGGCCGGCACCACGTACGTCGTGGTCAGCCTGCTGTCATCGATGATCTTCCTCACCGCGATCGGCCTGGTGTACGCGGCGACCGGAACGCTGAACCTGGCCCAGCTCGTACACCGCCTCGACGGGCTGCCGGCCGAACTGCAACTGGTGCTGCACTTCATGCTGCTGCTCGCGTTCGGCATCAAGGCGGCGGTCTTTCCGCTCTCCGCCTGGCTGCCGGACAGTTACCCGACCGCGCCGGCACCGGTCACCGCGGTCTTCGCCGGCCTGCTGACCAAGGTCGGCGTCTACGCGATCATCCGGACCGAGACGTTGCTCTTCCCGGACGGCCGCGCGGCCGAGGTGCTGCTGATGGTGGCGCTGCTGACCATGCTGGTTGGCATCCTCGGCGCCGTCGCCCAGTCCGACATCAAGCGGCTGCTGTCGTTCACCCTGGTCAGCCACATCGGCTACATGCTCTTCGGGATCGCGCTGACCTCGGCGGCCGGACTGGCCGGGGCGATCTTCTACGTGGTGCACCACATCACCGTCCAGACCACCCTGTTCCTGGCCGCCGGACTGGTCGAACGCCGGGCCGGCAGCACCAATCTGGACCGGATCGGCGGGCTGGCCCGGACGGCTCCGCTGCTCGGCCTGCTGTTCTTCCTGCCGGCGCTGAGCCTCGCCGGAGTCCCCCCGTTCTCCGGTTTCCTCGGCAAGCTCGGCCTGTTGCAGGCCGGCGTCGCCGCCGGTGGGGTCCTGGCCTGGCTGTTGGTGGCCGGCGGCACGCTGACCAGCCTGCTCACCCTCTACGCGACGACGAAGGTCTGGAACCTGGCTTTCTGGCGCTCGCCCCGGACGCCCGACCCCGAGGCGGCGGGCGGGCGGCGCCCGGCGAACGTCGACGAGGCCAAGGCGCCGGACCGTGATTCGGCGGGCGGGCAGCCGGACCGTGACTCGGCGGGCGGGCAGCCCGACCCCGGGGCGGCGGAGCGGCTGCCCCGGCTGATGGTGTGGGCCACCGTCGCGCTGGTCGTACTCGGCCTGGGGCTGACCGTGGCGGCCGGCCCGCTCTTCGGGGTCAGCGCCGAGGCGGCCGAGGACCTGCGGCAACGCACCCCGTACGTGGACGCGGTCTTTCCCGGCGGTGCGCCGTGA
- a CDS encoding Na(+)/H(+) antiporter subunit C has translation MSPPLVLVVVVGVLFAAGVTLLLERSLSRVLIGIILLGNGVNLLLLLTGRSGSAPILGVTPAGEMSDPLPQAMVLTAVVITLGLTAFLLAMAYRSWQLTGHDEVRADPEDRRIVRHAARGESSVPDDDLGAGVRPWAEPSGGTGQVDPEQVDPEPGPRRLDREADER, from the coding sequence ATGAGTCCCCCGCTGGTCCTGGTGGTCGTGGTCGGGGTGCTCTTCGCCGCCGGGGTCACCCTGCTGCTGGAGCGGAGCCTCAGCCGGGTGCTGATCGGCATCATCCTGCTCGGCAACGGGGTCAACCTGCTCCTGCTGCTGACCGGCCGGTCCGGGAGCGCGCCGATCCTCGGCGTCACCCCGGCCGGCGAGATGAGCGATCCGCTGCCCCAGGCGATGGTGCTCACCGCCGTCGTCATCACCCTCGGCCTGACCGCGTTCCTGCTCGCGATGGCGTACCGGAGCTGGCAGTTGACCGGACACGACGAGGTCCGGGCCGACCCGGAGGACCGCCGGATCGTACGGCACGCCGCGCGGGGCGAGAGCTCCGTCCCGGACGACGACCTCGGTGCCGGCGTACGGCCCTGGGCGGAACCGAGCGGCGGGACCGGGCAAGTGGATCCGGAGCAGGTCGATCCCGAACCGGGGCCCCGCCGGCTCGACCGCGAGGCGGACGAGCGATGA